The nucleotide sequence TCGTCGCCGCGTTCATCTACCTGGGGCTGACGGTGATCGCCATGATTGGCATGCACTTCCTTGAAAAACGCGCCGGCCGCGGCTTCAGCAGGAGCGCCGCATGACCTGGGAAATTTTCATCAAGTGGCTGCCAAGCTTCCTCGACGGCGCCTGGCTGACGCTGCAACTGGTCGGGGTATCGGTCATAGCCGGCCTGATCTTCGCCATCCCGCTGGGCATTGCCCGTTCGTCGCGCCACTTTCCGGTGCGTGCGCTGCCGTATGCCTATATTTTCTTCTTCCGCGGCACACCGCTGCTGGTGCAGTTGTTCCTGGTCTATTACGGATTGGCGCAATTCGATGCAGTACGCCAGAGCGCCCTCTGGCCCTACCTGCGCGACCCCTACTGGTGCGCAATCCTCACCATGACCCTGCACACGGCCGCCTATATCGCCGAGATCATCCGCGGTGCGATCCAGAACGTGCCAGCCGGAGAAGTCGAAGCGGCCCGCGCGCTGGGCATGTCACGCAGCCAGACGCTGTGGCACATCATCCTGCCGCGCGCCACGCGCATCGGCCTGCCGGCCTACAGCAACGAAGTGATCCTGATGCTCAAGGCCAGCGCTCTGGCCAGCACCATCACCCTGCTGGAGCTGACCGGCATGGCGCGCAAGATCGCCGCACGCACCTACCTGCACGAGGAAATGTTCCTTACCGCCGGTGTGATCTACCTGGTCATCGCCTTTATCCTGATGCAGGGCTTCAAGCTGCTGGAGCGCTGGTTGCGGGTGGACGCCTGTCAGGGCCGCTAAACCGACCGTAGGGTGGATCACGCTTTATCGATCCACCGGGTGGCGAACCACGGGGTTGCGCCACCGAACGGAGCCACGGTGGATGTAAAAGGCGACATCCACCCTACGGCGCGAACGTGAAATCCTGCGGCGCGAGCGCTGTCAGACATACTCCACGTCAAGACGAGATCACCCAATGCCCGCTGATATCCAACGCATCGTAATGGACCAGCTTGCCTGCTGGCGCATCCGCCGCGGTGACGCTGAGGTGCTGATCGCCGAACAGGGCGCACAGGTGCTCAGCTATCGCCAGGGCGAAATCCCGGTGATCTGGCTCAGCGAAGAAGCGGCCTTCATCCAAGGTCAGCCGGTACGCGGCGGCGTGCCGATCTGCTGGCCCTGGTTCGGCGACCTGTCGCGCAACCCCGATGAGGTGCGGGCGATGTACCAAGGCGAAGCCGAAGCGCCGTTCCACGGTCTGGTACGCAACCTGAACTGGCAGCTGACACAGCAGAGCTGCGAGGGCGACAGCGGCATGCTGGAGTTCACCTGCCCGCAAGCGCTGGGCGAGCTGCCCGGATGGCCACAGCGGGTGGAGTTGAGCCTGCAGGTCTGCCTCAACGAGCGTTTGCATATCAGCCTGACCAGCCACAACCTGAGCGACCGGCCGGTAGCCATCAGCCAGGCGCTACACAGCTATTTTGCCGTCGGCGACATTCAGCAGGTATCGGTACAAGGTCTGGATGGGCGGCGCTATATCGAAACGCTGGAGGACTGGCAGCAACGCCAGCAACAGGGCGATCTGAAGATCAACGGTGAAACCGACCGTATCTACCTGGAGCTGCCGCCGGTGCTGCAGCTGCTGGATCCGACCTGGAAGCGCCGCATCAGCCTGGAAACCAGCGGCTCCCACTCGGCAATCTTGTGGAATCCCTGGATCGACAAGGCTCAGCGCCTGTCACAGTTCGCCGATGATGCCTGGCAACGCATGCTGTGCATCGAAACCGCCAACGCCATGGACGACCGCATCCTTCTCGAAGCTGGCGCCACTCACACCCTGGGCGTCTCCATCGGGAGCGAAAGCCTGTAACCGAAGCCCCTCGGTGGCGGTTGATGACTGCGGATAACGCATTTAGAGCCAAAAGCTTCGCGGCGAGGGCGCTGCCTCTCGGGTGACTACTACAGCCCGTAGGGCTGGCATCCTAAGCGCCCAGCTGCCGCAACCGCTCTTCGAGCAATACCGGAAAGCGCTTGAACCAGACCTGATTAAGCGGAGATGAGTGAGGTAGCGGATAGAGCGTAAAGCGTCGCGCAGGTCCGTCGCCGGCCTGCAACTCCACCTCAATGGAAGCACTGAAGCGGTCCTCGCGTCGCCAGAACCGCTCAAGCCGCGCCCGTACCGCAGCCGGCTGATCGATTCCGAACCAGAGGAAGGCCTCGCGGCCCAGGGTGATGATCGTCTCGCCATGCCAGTTCTCGACCAGCAGCTGGCGCACTAGCGGGTGAAAGCGGCGCTTGACCTTCATCGACCACGCCTTGTTGCCGATGGGCTTGTACGGCACGGTGTTGATCCAGAAGAAGCGCCTGCCGGCCTCAAGCCCGGCGTCGAAATCCGGCATCGGCTCCCCGTAAAGCTGGCGATAAAGCACCTTGCGCACGATCTGCCCGCCGCTACCCACAAACGGCTCGCTGTGACGAACCTCCTCGCGGCCCGGATCGCGCCCGAAGAAGGCAATCGGCAGCCCGGCATCACCCAGCCCAATGATCGGCTCCAGCGGATCCTTGCCGAAGCACTGGTACACTTCTAGGTCGATGCCATCCAGCTGCGCGGCGAGTCGGTGAAAAGCTTGGCTTGTGCTTCGTCGAGGGGCATCGGTCGCTCCCGGCGTGGTTAGAACTCGTCTTCCTCGACCAACCGAACGCTGTCGGCGTTCAATGCATAGGCGGCATCCGCCAGATCGTTGCTGACCGGCTCGACACGCAGCGGACCATCAACCCACAGCGGTGCGTAGATATCTTCCAGGGCGATGCCCTGCGGATAGCGCACCAGCACAATCTGATTCGGCGGGGGCGGCGGCACGTGGATACAGGCGCCGGGATAAGGCACCAGGAAGAATTCGATGCTGCGCCCGCGGTTGTCGGTTTCCAGCGGCACCGGATAGCCGCCGAGGCGGATGTTCCTGCCATCGAGCGCGGCGACGGTCTTGCTCGAATACATCACATC is from Pseudomonas saudiphocaensis and encodes:
- a CDS encoding D-hexose-6-phosphate mutarotase — protein: MPADIQRIVMDQLACWRIRRGDAEVLIAEQGAQVLSYRQGEIPVIWLSEEAAFIQGQPVRGGVPICWPWFGDLSRNPDEVRAMYQGEAEAPFHGLVRNLNWQLTQQSCEGDSGMLEFTCPQALGELPGWPQRVELSLQVCLNERLHISLTSHNLSDRPVAISQALHSYFAVGDIQQVSVQGLDGRRYIETLEDWQQRQQQGDLKINGETDRIYLELPPVLQLLDPTWKRRISLETSGSHSAILWNPWIDKAQRLSQFADDAWQRMLCIETANAMDDRILLEAGATHTLGVSIGSESL
- a CDS encoding ABC transporter permease produces the protein MTWEIFIKWLPSFLDGAWLTLQLVGVSVIAGLIFAIPLGIARSSRHFPVRALPYAYIFFFRGTPLLVQLFLVYYGLAQFDAVRQSALWPYLRDPYWCAILTMTLHTAAYIAEIIRGAIQNVPAGEVEAARALGMSRSQTLWHIILPRATRIGLPAYSNEVILMLKASALASTITLLELTGMARKIAARTYLHEEMFLTAGVIYLVIAFILMQGFKLLERWLRVDACQGR
- a CDS encoding uracil-DNA glycosylase family protein, with product MYQCFGKDPLEPIIGLGDAGLPIAFFGRDPGREEVRHSEPFVGSGGQIVRKVLYRQLYGEPMPDFDAGLEAGRRFFWINTVPYKPIGNKAWSMKVKRRFHPLVRQLLVENWHGETIITLGREAFLWFGIDQPAAVRARLERFWRREDRFSASIEVELQAGDGPARRFTLYPLPHSSPLNQVWFKRFPVLLEERLRQLGA
- a CDS encoding DUF3299 domain-containing protein — protein: MRSFCLSLLFALPLMVQAAPAELDWLELMPEEDRLALENMPEIEHNSPEADGFSDQGGLKQGEGLPDVMYSSKTVAALDGRNIRLGGYPVPLETDNRGRSIEFFLVPYPGACIHVPPPPPNQIVLVRYPQGIALEDIYAPLWVDGPLRVEPVSNDLADAAYALNADSVRLVEEDEF